Part of the Periophthalmus magnuspinnatus isolate fPerMag1 chromosome 18, fPerMag1.2.pri, whole genome shotgun sequence genome is shown below.
TGAATATTTATAGGACTGTTAAATACTAGGCATTTCGTCCAAATGGTGCACTCCGCTCATTATTTTTTGCGAACATTGTGGCAATAGATAGCAGTTAAATTACTGGACTGGTTATGGTCAGTGTGAGgaatatgtataaaaaaatatgcattttagTCATATTAGTTTCGGTGATTTCTCCTCCATATAATGTTTCAATAATACAAACAGAACAATATgaacttttgtatttgtttatttttttatttattcaaatttttttaatttatttttatcgtttattttttgttttgtttttcccacGAAGATACTTCCAGCCCCGCCCCCGAACGAAATGCCAGGATTTTAGAGTCCTCTGCGTCGACCCCACTGCGCAGGCGTTAACTTCTGCCTCCAACAACAAGAAGCAGGAGCCAGACAACATGGCCGACCTGGGGAAAAAGTACTGCGTTAACTGCCTTTCGGATGTCACCAACCTCCGGCTTCGCTGCACGGAGTGTTCTGACATCGAGCTATGTCCAGAGTGCTTCTCGGCGGGCGCGGAGATCAGTAACCACCGCAGATGGCACGGTTACCAGCTGGTGGACGGCGGCCGCTTCTCGCTCTGGGGTCCTGAGGCGGAGGGAGGCTGGACCGGCAGGGAAGAGCAGTCGCTGTTAGATGCCATCGAGCAGTACGGCTTTGGCAACTGGGTACAGCACTTTATAACTcttaaatgttatatatttatgCTAATGTGGCTGTTTAGCTGTGAAAGTTAATAGCAAAGCAGTATGGTTTGCGTTTTGACTTCCATGCCGAGACGACTTCACACAGTCCAAGTGCTATTCACTTATACCTACACACTGTAAACCGCAGTACATATACTATATAATACTGCTACAACCGTTTTACAAGCTTTGATAAAGAACCTTTTTATTAACTCTTTAGTCAGTTGAAgatttgcaaaaaacaaaacatttaagtgaatgaataaacatTAATTCGTTTTTTATGTTAGTAATAtagtttttataataatatcatCGGAAATTTGTTCTTATCTAAAAACACTGTATGTATACTTGTATTCATACTTAGGAGGACATGGCAGCTCACGTGGGACCCTCCCGCACCCCTCAGGAAGTGATGGAACACTATGTCACCATGTACATCCATGGAAATCTGGGGAAGGCCTGCATCCCGGACAGCATCCCCAACCGGGTGACCGACCACACCTGCCCAACTGGAGGCCCTTTGTCCCCCAGCCTCACcacccctctcccccccctAGACATCAGTCTAACTGAACAACAACAACTGGGTTACATGCCTCTACGGGATGACTACGAAATTGAGTACGACCAAGACGCAGAGAAGCTAATAAGCGCATTATCGGTAAACTACGACGACGAAGATGTAGACATTGACATGAAGCGTGCGCATGTTGACATGTATGTTCGGAAGCTACGTGAGCGGCAAAGGCGCAAGAATATTGCTCGGGATTACAGTCTTGTTCCAGCGTTTTTGGGTAAAGACAAGAAAGACAAGGAAAAGCCGGGCACATTGGGAGTTTCTGGCAGCGCTGGCGGTTTGAGTTCAGCAAGTGTTGCTAGCAGTGGGGTCATTGGTCAAAGTTCTACCACGACGGGTGTAGCT
Proteins encoded:
- the tada2b gene encoding transcriptional adapter 2-beta, encoding MADLGKKYCVNCLSDVTNLRLRCTECSDIELCPECFSAGAEISNHRRWHGYQLVDGGRFSLWGPEAEGGWTGREEQSLLDAIEQYGFGNWEDMAAHVGPSRTPQEVMEHYVTMYIHGNLGKACIPDSIPNRVTDHTCPTGGPLSPSLTTPLPPLDISLTEQQQLGYMPLRDDYEIEYDQDAEKLISALSVNYDDEDVDIDMKRAHVDMYVRKLRERQRRKNIARDYSLVPAFLGKDKKDKEKPGTLGVSGSAGGLSSASVASSGVIGQSSTTTGVAVNIPSTPKRKITKEEKEQRSRLKSLCQFMANKEFEDFFENMHKERVLRAKVRELQRYRRNGIMRLDESVEYEAARHKREKRKENKSVVTSKRGSSGGGGLGSGMGLGSGGGGGGAAGGMGAVSGIKEENKDGEFAAIENLPGFELLSDREKVLCSSMNLSPARYLTVKTIIIKDHLQKRQGIPSKSRLPSYLDKVLKKRILTFLTESGWISRDAA